Proteins encoded by one window of Lycium barbarum isolate Lr01 chromosome 11, ASM1917538v2, whole genome shotgun sequence:
- the LOC132620364 gene encoding probable serine/threonine-protein kinase At1g54610 — translation MGCICGKPSAIEDSRDSPRERLSSKSAASLRGQRAGGSSRREEVYRVKDRLDSIDGKAMLIDKQVNERKREKQDFIVATNHLGIGILPKSSEGEQVAAGWPPWLAAVAGEAIRGWVPRRADSFEKLDKIGQGTYSNVYRARDLDQGKIVALKKVRFDNLEPESVRFMAREIHILRRLDHPNIIKLEGLVTSRMSCSLYLVFEYMEHDLAGLASHPGLRFTESQVKCYMQQLLCGLDHCHSRGVLHRDIKGSNLLIDNNGILKIADFGLASFFDPHQSQPLTSRVVTLWYRPPELLLGATYYGTAVDLWSSGCILAELYAGKPIMPGRTEVEQLHKIFKLCGSPSEEYWRKSRLPHATIFKPQQPYRRCVAETFKEFPAPALALIETLLSIDPADRGSSASALKSEFFTTKPLPCNPSSLPKYPPSKEFDAKVRDEEARRQAAAGGKVHRYDPERRGTRESRAVPAPEANAELVSSMQKRHGQSNSKSRSEMFNSHPEEVASGFPIDPPRPSQVVEETSNDPQAQLLKRGSHSGPLAHRAAWAKAGKNMDDAPKLSVADLSAMSGLVAARRSMFSEDRSDKSGPHKQEVPKLIARFPGSFKEASHSAMKQEQKNHALISSHQNEDGRTSNNDPVLLGYGSKGNKIHYSGPLLVPSGKMDQVLKDHDRHIQEAVRRARLDKAKAKKIQSEGNKLSANSLFVSGR, via the exons ATGGGTTGTATTTGTGGTAAGCCATCTGCCATTGAAGACAGTAGAGATAGTCCAAGAGAGAGATTGTCAAGTAAAAGTGCTGCAAGTTTAAGAGGGCAAAGGGCTGGTGGTTCATCAAGAAGAGAGGAAGTATATAGAGTTAAAGATCGTTTAGATAGTATTGATGGAAAGGCAATGTTGATTGATAAACAAGTAAATGAGAGGAAAAGAGAGAAGCAAGATTTTATTGTTGCCACCAATCATCTTGGAATTGGGATATTACCTAAAAGTAGTGAAGGGGAACAGGTTGCTGCTGGATGGCCACCTTGGCTTGCTGCTGTTGCTGGTGAAGCTATTAGAGGATGGGTGCCTAGGAGAGCAGATTCttttgagaaattggataaa ATTGGTCAGGGCACCTACAGCAATGTTTACCGTGCTCGTGATCTTGATCAAGGGAAGATCGTTGCTTTGAAGAAAGTGAGATTTGATAATCTAGAACCTGAGAGTGTTCGGTTCATGGCTAGGGAGATTCACATATTACGGAGGCTTGATCATCCAAACATTATAAAACTAGAAGGTTTAGTAACTTCTAGGATGTCTTGCAGCCTGTACCTTGTATTTGAGTACATGGAGCACGATCTGGCGGGGCTAGCGTCACATCCTGGTCTTAGGTTTACTGAGTCACAG GTCAAATGTTACATGCAACAACTTTTATGTGGACTTGATCATTGTCACAGTCGTGGTGTTTTACATCGTGATATAAAAGGCTCTAACCTTTTAATTGACAATAATGGCATATTAAAGATTGCTGACTTTGGTCTAGCAAGCTTTTTTGATCCACATCAAAGCCAACCTCTTACTAGCCGTGTGGTGACTCTGTGGTATCGACCTCCTGAACTGCTACTTGGTGCTACTTACTATGGGACTGCTGTTGATTTGTGGAGCTCTGGTTGCATACTAGCAGAACTTTATGCTGGCAAGCCAATAATGCCAGGAAGAACAGAG GTTGAGCAGCTTCATAAGATATTCAAACTGTGTGGATCACCTTCTGAGGAGTACTGGAGGAAATCGAGGTTGCCACATGCAACAATTTTCAAGCCCCAACAACCTTATAGGCGCTGTGTTGCGGAAACATTTAAAGAGTTCCCTGCACCAGCTCTAGCACTCATAGAAACCTTACTTTCCATAGATCCTGCTGATCGTGGGTCCTCAGCCTCTGCCTTGAAGAGTGAG TTCTTTACAACAAAGCCACTTCCTTGTAATCCTTCAAGCTTGCCCAAGTATCCTCCGAGCAAGGAATTTGATGCAAAAGTGCGAGATGAAGAAGCCCGAAG GCAAGCGGCTGCTGGAGGTAAGGTTCATAGATATGACCCAGAAAGGAGAGGAACGAGGGAATCACGTGCAGTTCCTGCACCTGAAGCCAATGCTGAATTAGTTTCCTCTATGCAG AAAAGACATGGTCAATCCAATTCAAAAAGCAGAAGTGAGATGTTCAACTCTCATCCCGAAGAAGTTGCCTCTGGTTTTCCAATCGACCCTCCTAGACCATCTCAGGTTGTGGAAGAAACAAGCAACGATCCTCAGGCGCAGCTGCTTAAGCGAGGTTCCCATTCTGGGCCATTGGCTCACCGAGCCGCTTGGGCAAAAGCTGGAAAGAATATGGATGATGCCCCAAAACTTTCTGTAGCGGATTTGTCAGCTATGTCCGGGCTAGTCGCTGCAAGGAGAAGCATGTTTTCTGAAGATCGGTCTGATAAGTCGGGTCCACACAAACAGGAGGTGCCGAAACTTATAGCCAGGTTTCCGGGGTCCTTCAAAGAGGCTTCACATTCCGCAATGAAACAAGAGCAGAAAAATCATGCACTCATCAGCTCACATCAAAATGAGGACGGTAGAACCAGCAACAATGATCCTGTTCTT CTGGGATATGGATCAAAAGGCAACAAAATTCACTACTCTGGACCACTACTAGTTCCATCAGGCAAAATGGATCAAGTGCTGAAAGATCACGATCGCCACATCCAAGAAGCTGTAAGACGGGCACGCTTGGACAAGGCAAAAGCAAAGAAAATTCAGAGTGAAGGGAACAAATTGTCAGCCAATTCATTATTCGTTTCTGGCCGTTGA
- the LOC132617235 gene encoding glutamyl-tRNA(Gln) amidotransferase subunit C, chloroplastic/mitochondrial-like, with the protein MGSIRTLHLLKPNFTKNGIFPLPLTLRSYAMKSTLLEPPNVPRLSETARISLTPQEIEEFAPKIRQVIDWFGQLQNVDLQSIKPAIRADTEGDNLRGDIPEKFENREALISAVPSFQEPYIKVPKVLSKQ; encoded by the coding sequence ATGGGAAGCATCAGAACTTTACATTTACTCAAACCAAATTTCACTAAAAATGGCATTTTCCCATTACCACTGACTCTTCGAAGCTACGCTATGAAATCGACTCTTCTAGAACCTCCAAATGTTCCACGTTTATCGGAAACTGCTCGAATTTCACTCACACcccaagaaattgaagaatttgCTCCTAAAATTCGACAAGTTATAGATTGGTTTGGACAACTTCAAAATGTTGATCTACAGAGTATTAAGCCAGCAATTAGAGCAGATACTGAAGGAGATAATTTGCGTGGAGATATACCTGAAAAGTTTGAGAATAGAGAAGCACTGATTTCTGCTGTTCCAAGTTTTCAGGAACCTTACATTAAAGTTCCCAAAGTATTGAGTAAACAGTGA
- the LOC132620297 gene encoding protein SPA1-RELATED 4-like isoform X1 — protein MEGSSESGWEGSDSYRGLNSSAVVDRNPSFQTSSIRSSDDVLHDSELVPGRKGRERIESLPINRLKAQGGVIEDRLTRKIDCSDVSLRQWLDNPDRAVDALECFHIFTQIVEIVNLAHSQGIVVHNARPSCFVMSSFKRIAFIESASCSDSGSDSSEDGLNSQTIELKDSSSVLPRESDELGRQSSQLEKICTKASIEVSEANKNRQDEEKKHTFPMKQILLMETNWYTSPEEIDGAPSSCASDIYRLGVLLFELFCTFSSPEEKCAAMNSLRHRVLPPPLLLKWPKEASYCLWLLHPEPSSRPKMGELLESEFLNAPRDEFEEREAAIELREKIEEQELLLEFLLLLQQRKQEAMHNLREIVSILSSDIEEVSKMQKTLKVKGGSNQEPVKDSDSGKINIGEDDDSGSSGSRKRFRPGLSVHITEESDGNLDENKGSILAKNSRLMKNFRKLEAAYFMTRRTVIKPTGKPLNRYSQVSTDCRTSVTAPERSSFSNLSSKEGGHEDRQSGSINSFLEGLCKYLSYSKLEVKADLKQGDLLNSSNLVCALGFDRDDEFFATAGVNKKIKVFEYNSIVNEDRDIHYPVVEMASRSKLSSICWNGYIKSQIASSNFEGVVQIWDVTRSQLFMEMREHERRVWSVDFSVADPTMLASGSDDGSVKLWNINQGVSVGTIKTKANVCCVQFPFDSGRSLAFGSADHKIYYYDLRNSKMPLCTLIGHNKTVSYVKFIDSTTLVSASTDNTLKLWDLSICGSRILDSPLQSFTGHMNVKNFVGLSVSEGYIATGSETNEVFVYHKAFPMPALSFKFNSTDPLSGDVVDDQAQFISSVCWRGQSSTLVAANSMGNIKLLEMV, from the exons ATGGAGGGTTCATCTGAATCTGGCTGGGAGGGATCAGATAGCTATAGGGGTTTGAATTCTTCAGCTGTTGTGGACAGGAATCCTAGCTTTCAAACAAGTAGCATTAGGTCTTCTGATGATGTGTTGCATGATTCTGAATTGGTTCCAGGTAGAAAGGGGAGGGAGAGAATTGAGTCCCTTCCCATAAATCGCCTTAAAGCCCAAGGTGGGGTTATAGAGGATCGACTCACTCGTAAAATAGACTGTAGTGATGTTAGTTTGAGGCAGTGGCTGGATAACCCAGATAGAGCTGTTGATGCTCTTGAATGTTTTCACATATTCACCCAAATTGTGGAGATTGTAAACCTGGCACATTCACAAGGAATAGTTGTTCATAATGCACGACCATCATGTTTTGTCATGTCCTCTTTCAAACGTATCGCTTTTATTGAATCCGCATCATGCTCGGATTCAGGGTCAGATTCATCAGAAGATGGTTTAAACAGCCAAACTATTGAGTTAAAGGATTCATCCTCAGTTTTGCCTCGTGAATCTGATGAGCTGGGGAGACAGAGTTCTCAGCTTGAAAAGATTTGCACAAAAGCTTCGATAGAAGTATCTGAAGCTAATAAGAACCGACAAGATGAAGAAAAGAAGCATACCTTCCCAATGAAACAAATATTGCTCATGGAAACCAATTGGTACACTAGTCCAGAAGAGATTGATGGTGCTCCAAGCTCTTGTGCTTCAGACATTTATCGACTTGGAGTCCTCCTCTTTGAG CTATTCTGCACCTTCAGCTCGCCAGAAGAGAAATGCGCAGCTATGAATAGTCTGAGACACCGTGTCCTCCCTCCTCCGTTGCTATTAAAATGGCCTAAAGAAGCTTCATATTGCTTATGGTTACTGCATCCGGAACCAAGCAGTAGGCCGAAAATGGG TGAGTTGCTAGAAAGTGAGTTCCTTAATGCTCCAAGGGATGAGTTTGAAGAACGTGAAGCAGCAATAGAGCTTAGAGAAAAAATAGAGGAGCAAGAGTTATTGCTGGAATTCTTGTTGCTGCTTCAACAGCGAAAGCAGGAGGCTATGCACAATTTGCGTGAGATTGTATCAATTTTATCGTCTGACATAGAAGAGGTCTCAAAGATGCAGAAGACCCTTAAAGTCAAAGGGGGATCAAATCAGGAGCCAGTAAAGGATTCAGATTCGGGGAAGATAAATATTGGTGAAGATGATGATTCTGGGAGTTCTGGATCTAGAAAGAGATTTAGGCCAGGCCTTTCTGTACACATAACTGAGGAATCCGATGGCAATCTAGATGAAAACAAAGGGAGCATTTTGGCAAAGAACTCCCGATTGATGAAGAACTTCAGAAAATTGGAGGCTGCTTATTTCATGACAAGACGTACGGTTATCAAACCAACTGGCAAGCCATTGAATAGATATTCTCAGGTAAGTACGGATTGTAGAACTTCTGTTACAGCACCCGAAAGAAGTTCATTCAGTAATTTGTCATCAAAAGAGGGGGGCCATGAGGATAGACAGAGTGGATCAATCAATTCATTCCTGGAGGGCCTGTGCAAGTATCTATCTTATAGCAAGCTGGAAGTGAAGGCCGACTTGAAGCAAGGGGATCTTCTAAATTCTTCCAATCTTGTATGTGCTCTAGGCTTTGATCGTGATGATGAATTTTTTGCAACTGCTGGTGTAAATAAGAAGATAAAAGTTTTTGAATATAATTCAATTGTAAATGAGGACCGCGATATCCACTATCCTGTTGTTGAAATGGCTAGTAGATCTAAGCTGAGTAGCATATGTTGGAATGGCTATATTAAAAGCCAGATTGCTTCAAGTAACTTTGAAGGTGTGGTGCAG ATATGGGACGTCACAAGAAGTCAGCTTTTCATGGAAATGAGAGAACATGAAAGACGCGTCTGGTCTGTTGACTTTTCTGTAGCAGATCCAACCATGTTGGCCAGCGGGAGTGATGATGGTTCTGTCAAGCTTTGGAATATCAATCAG GGAGTAAGTGTTGGAACCATTAAAACAAAAGCCAATGTCTGCTGCGTTCAGTTCCCCTTTGATTCTGGTCGTTCCCTTGCCTTTGGTTCAGCAGATCACAAGATATATTATTATGATCTACGTAACTCAAAAATGCCTCTATGCACATTAATCGGGCACAACAAGACTGTGAGCTATGTCAAGTTCATAGATTCCACAACGCTTGTGTCTGCATCTACAGATAACACATTAAAGCTATGGGATTTGTCAATTTGCGGATCTCGAATTCTTGATTCGCCTCTTCAGTCATTTACTGGACACATGAATGTAAAG AACTTTGTTGGGTTATCTGTATCTGAAGGTTACATTGCTACTGGATCGGAGACAAATGAG GTTTTCGTCTACCACAAAGCTTTTCCTATGCCTGCATTATCATTTAAATTTAATAGCACAGATCCGCTTTCTGGTGATGTAGTGGATGACCAAGCACAGTTTATCTCATCTGTTTGTTGGCGTGGTCAGTCCTCTACCTTAGTTGCTGCGAATTCTATGGGAAATATCAAGCTGTTGGAGATGGTTTGA
- the LOC132620297 gene encoding protein SPA1-RELATED 4-like isoform X2 produces MEGSSESGWEGSDSYRGLNSSAVVDRNPSFQTSSIRSSDDVLHDSELVPGRKGRERIESLPINRLKAQGGVIEDRLTRKIDCSDVSLRQWLDNPDRAVDALECFHIFTQIVEIVNLAHSQGIVVHNARPSCFVMSSFKRIAFIESASCSDSGSDSSEDGLNSQTIELKDSSSVLPRESDELGRQSSQLEKICTKASIEVSEANKNRQDEEKKHTFPMKQILLMETNWYTSPEEIDGAPSSCASDIYRLGVLLFELFCTFSSPEEKCAAMNSLRHRVLPPPLLLKWPKEASYCLWLLHPEPSSRPKMGELLESEFLNAPRDEFEEREAAIELREKIEEQELLLEFLLLLQQRKQEAMHNLREIVSILSSDIEEVSKMQKTLKVKGGSNQEPVKDSDSGKINIGEDDDSGSSGSRKRFRPGLSVHITEESDGNLDENKGSILAKNSRLMKNFRKLEAAYFMTRRTVIKPTGKPLNRYSQVSTDCRTSVTAPERSSFSNLSSKEGGHEDRQSGSINSFLEGLCKYLSYSKLEVKADLKQGDLLNSSNLVCALGFDRDDEFFATAGVNKKIKVFEYNSIVNEDRDIHYPVVEMASRSKLSSICWNGYIKSQIASSNFEGVVQIWDVTRSQLFMEMREHERRVWSVDFSVADPTMLASGSDDGSVKLWNINQAILFLHLVDVSFETKRSKCWNH; encoded by the exons ATGGAGGGTTCATCTGAATCTGGCTGGGAGGGATCAGATAGCTATAGGGGTTTGAATTCTTCAGCTGTTGTGGACAGGAATCCTAGCTTTCAAACAAGTAGCATTAGGTCTTCTGATGATGTGTTGCATGATTCTGAATTGGTTCCAGGTAGAAAGGGGAGGGAGAGAATTGAGTCCCTTCCCATAAATCGCCTTAAAGCCCAAGGTGGGGTTATAGAGGATCGACTCACTCGTAAAATAGACTGTAGTGATGTTAGTTTGAGGCAGTGGCTGGATAACCCAGATAGAGCTGTTGATGCTCTTGAATGTTTTCACATATTCACCCAAATTGTGGAGATTGTAAACCTGGCACATTCACAAGGAATAGTTGTTCATAATGCACGACCATCATGTTTTGTCATGTCCTCTTTCAAACGTATCGCTTTTATTGAATCCGCATCATGCTCGGATTCAGGGTCAGATTCATCAGAAGATGGTTTAAACAGCCAAACTATTGAGTTAAAGGATTCATCCTCAGTTTTGCCTCGTGAATCTGATGAGCTGGGGAGACAGAGTTCTCAGCTTGAAAAGATTTGCACAAAAGCTTCGATAGAAGTATCTGAAGCTAATAAGAACCGACAAGATGAAGAAAAGAAGCATACCTTCCCAATGAAACAAATATTGCTCATGGAAACCAATTGGTACACTAGTCCAGAAGAGATTGATGGTGCTCCAAGCTCTTGTGCTTCAGACATTTATCGACTTGGAGTCCTCCTCTTTGAG CTATTCTGCACCTTCAGCTCGCCAGAAGAGAAATGCGCAGCTATGAATAGTCTGAGACACCGTGTCCTCCCTCCTCCGTTGCTATTAAAATGGCCTAAAGAAGCTTCATATTGCTTATGGTTACTGCATCCGGAACCAAGCAGTAGGCCGAAAATGGG TGAGTTGCTAGAAAGTGAGTTCCTTAATGCTCCAAGGGATGAGTTTGAAGAACGTGAAGCAGCAATAGAGCTTAGAGAAAAAATAGAGGAGCAAGAGTTATTGCTGGAATTCTTGTTGCTGCTTCAACAGCGAAAGCAGGAGGCTATGCACAATTTGCGTGAGATTGTATCAATTTTATCGTCTGACATAGAAGAGGTCTCAAAGATGCAGAAGACCCTTAAAGTCAAAGGGGGATCAAATCAGGAGCCAGTAAAGGATTCAGATTCGGGGAAGATAAATATTGGTGAAGATGATGATTCTGGGAGTTCTGGATCTAGAAAGAGATTTAGGCCAGGCCTTTCTGTACACATAACTGAGGAATCCGATGGCAATCTAGATGAAAACAAAGGGAGCATTTTGGCAAAGAACTCCCGATTGATGAAGAACTTCAGAAAATTGGAGGCTGCTTATTTCATGACAAGACGTACGGTTATCAAACCAACTGGCAAGCCATTGAATAGATATTCTCAGGTAAGTACGGATTGTAGAACTTCTGTTACAGCACCCGAAAGAAGTTCATTCAGTAATTTGTCATCAAAAGAGGGGGGCCATGAGGATAGACAGAGTGGATCAATCAATTCATTCCTGGAGGGCCTGTGCAAGTATCTATCTTATAGCAAGCTGGAAGTGAAGGCCGACTTGAAGCAAGGGGATCTTCTAAATTCTTCCAATCTTGTATGTGCTCTAGGCTTTGATCGTGATGATGAATTTTTTGCAACTGCTGGTGTAAATAAGAAGATAAAAGTTTTTGAATATAATTCAATTGTAAATGAGGACCGCGATATCCACTATCCTGTTGTTGAAATGGCTAGTAGATCTAAGCTGAGTAGCATATGTTGGAATGGCTATATTAAAAGCCAGATTGCTTCAAGTAACTTTGAAGGTGTGGTGCAG ATATGGGACGTCACAAGAAGTCAGCTTTTCATGGAAATGAGAGAACATGAAAGACGCGTCTGGTCTGTTGACTTTTCTGTAGCAGATCCAACCATGTTGGCCAGCGGGAGTGATGATGGTTCTGTCAAGCTTTGGAATATCAATCAGGCAATTCTATTTTTGCACTTGGTGGATGTCAGCTTTGAAACTAAAC GGAGTAAGTGTTGGAACCATTAA